The sequence below is a genomic window from Synechococcus sp. PCC 7335.
GGATGCCGTCGAAGAACTTCAAGCCGAAGCTTCTCACCAGCGTACAAAGAAGCCTGAAAAGTCACCCTTTGATCAGTATTGTGACGACAATCCTGAAGCAGATGAGTGCCGCGTCTACGACAACTAAACGATAACCAAGCTTTGACTCAGCAGATGTATTGAGCAAGTAAACGCAGCTCAATACATCTGCTGAGTCAATTAACTGACTAAGGAAAAAGGGGAAAGAGTCTTCTAGAAAAGGCTTCTTTCCCCTTTTTAGTGCGTCGGTTCCTATCGCTCTTCTACGAGCGAGCCGGTACGGCCAGTATCTTCATGGCTACTGGCTTTTCACTATGAGGATAGAGGTAAGATAAATCAGTTAAGGCCGGTCAATCACCAAAGCAACTTTCGGCAGGGCAGCGCTGTGTCTTGATTCGAATATATGAAGGACGCTTGTAGGGAGCTGACTGTAGGGATGATTCACCGTTGCCAAAAGCGTTTTTGCGAACAAGGAATAGGTAGGCCCATAGACGTATGAAACTCAGCTTGAACTTTGCGAGTCAAGCGTTTAGAGACCTGGCGAACAATTTGAGTGAGAAGCTGGTCGCCAGAGGCTTTGACTAGGTTATCTGGCAAAGCTTGTACAAAGCGGGGAACTTCTACCCAAGTAGATAGGCTAAGCTCCCACTCTACATGAGTAGTTTTTTCGACATCGATATCTTTTGGAATATCTTTGGCAGCCTCTTCGCACAGCGTCATAGAAGCATGAAAGTCGACGTCGTAGCCTTCAGGGTTGTAGCCAGGCACCGGGATGGTTTCGATGCGATAGATACCTTTTTCTTGAGGCAGTAAACGCAAACCAATCTTTGGCTCTACTACATGATTTAGGCTCTTATACTTGCCGACAGCTAGACCATAGCCATTCTTTCCGATGGGCTCTACTTCCATGGGTTGAGCACACTGAGGAAACCATTCTTGGTGAGCATCCAGATACTGCGCCACGGTAGTAGCATCTGCATACATCTCCATATGACCTATGTAGTTGCCTTGAAAATGCAAAGTGTCTTTAAAAGAAGTTACGTTCTTTTTTGAAGTTTTTTGATCTTCAATCAGACTAGCACCCGTTTCAAAAAATGGGGAGCCTGCGTGGGATGCTCCATTAGAATGAATTTGCATAGAAATGGTCACAAAAGATAAAAAACATCCGTACCAAGACCACTAGACTATCTGCCTATTTGTGTTCTATCTAACAGTACATACTGAGGGCTTTTGAAAACCTTCGTTGATTTACTGAATCAATATGACACTAGCGCTCTACTAAGACAGTGCTGATGGCTACGCTTGATCGCCCATATTACTTTGGGCGGTTTCTCTAAGAGAATTCCAAACGATAGGTTTTCTACTCTGATAAAGCAAAGTAACTAGTATGTCTTGGGATAGACTCATCTATCCCCCTTGTTTTTCCTCCAAACACCCCCAAACTAAAGATGCGCCGAGCTATCAGCTTGAGAACGTAGCTGCTCGAATAAGTGTGGTCAGCTCGACTAGAGATTCAGACCTACCTCATACGATTTGGAATCGCTATATACTTATATACTTCGCTTGTACTTAATAAGTGGGCCTTGGTAGATGAAAGCACTGGTTGCAGGTTCGACGGGAAAGACAGGTAGTCATATTGTCAAGTTGCTTCTAGAGAAGGGCATCGAAGTTCGAGCACTAGTTAGAAATCTAGACAAAGCCAACTCAGTGCTGCCAGACACAGTTGAGAAAGTCATTGGCGATGTAATGAGCCCGGAAAGTCTAACTACCGCGTTAGCAGGCTGCGATGCCTTGCTCAGTGCAACAGGCGCAGAACCCAGCTTTGATCCTACAGGCCCTTATAAGGTCGACTACGAAGGTAATAAGAACTTGGTAGATGCGGCAAAGGCAGCAGGAATTGACCAGTTTGTGATGGTGTCGTCGCTATGTGTGTCTAAGATTTTTCACCCATTGAACCTGTTTTGGGGAATCTTGTACTGGAAGCAGCAGGCAGAAGATTATTTGAAAGTGAGCGGTGTGCCGTACACGATTGTGCGCCCCGGTGGATTGAAAGATGAGGATAATGCTCAGGCGATTGTAATGTCTCCTGCCGATACACTATTTGAAGGAAGTATTCCGCGGGTGAAGGTAGCTCAGGTCTGTGTAGATGCCATCGGTCAAGACGTGGCTAAGAACAAAGTACTAGAGATAGTAACCAGCGCAGAGGCAGCAGTTCAACCAATAGAGACACTATTTGCTAGCGTTGGTTAGATTGTTAGCGTTGGTTAGAGCTGATCAGCTGGTTCTGCAGCCAAAGAACGGTAAGTAAGACAGCTAGAACCAAGGGCCAGCTAATTTGGTTAAGCATGACCCAGTCGAAGCTGTAAAAGATTTGGCCTGAAGAATAGGTGGCGATCGCCACAAAACCAAACACAATAAAATCATGTACGGCCTGTGCTTGAGCTTTTTCGTCTGAGGTATAGGTCTCAGTTAGCAAGGTAGTAGAGCCTACATACATAAAGTTCCAACCGAGTCCGAGTAGAAGCAGCGCGATCGCAAAATGCCAGAAACTAGTGCCGGCTAAGTTCAATCCCATACAGCCCAAGAGTAGCGCTGCTCCAGTCAAAATAATGCTGAGCACGCCCAACCGTTTGATCAACCAGCCGGTGATTAAAGCCGGACCAAACATGCCAAGAACATGCCACTGGATTACCGCTGCCGACTGAGAAAAACTGTGGTTTTCTGCCGACATTGCTAGCGGCGTTGCTGTCATTACAAAGGCCATCACACCA
It includes:
- a CDS encoding Calvin cycle protein CP12 → MSDIQEKIKTEIEAAREACSADNNDAEGCAAAWDAVEELQAEASHQRTKKPEKSPFDQYCDDNPEADECRVYDN
- a CDS encoding DUF1997 domain-containing protein yields the protein MQIHSNGASHAGSPFFETGASLIEDQKTSKKNVTSFKDTLHFQGNYIGHMEMYADATTVAQYLDAHQEWFPQCAQPMEVEPIGKNGYGLAVGKYKSLNHVVEPKIGLRLLPQEKGIYRIETIPVPGYNPEGYDVDFHASMTLCEEAAKDIPKDIDVEKTTHVEWELSLSTWVEVPRFVQALPDNLVKASGDQLLTQIVRQVSKRLTRKVQAEFHTSMGLPIPCSQKRFWQR
- a CDS encoding SDR family oxidoreductase, which encodes MKALVAGSTGKTGSHIVKLLLEKGIEVRALVRNLDKANSVLPDTVEKVIGDVMSPESLTTALAGCDALLSATGAEPSFDPTGPYKVDYEGNKNLVDAAKAAGIDQFVMVSSLCVSKIFHPLNLFWGILYWKQQAEDYLKVSGVPYTIVRPGGLKDEDNAQAIVMSPADTLFEGSIPRVKVAQVCVDAIGQDVAKNKVLEIVTSAEAAVQPIETLFASVG